The proteins below are encoded in one region of Hordeum vulgare subsp. vulgare chromosome 3H, MorexV3_pseudomolecules_assembly, whole genome shotgun sequence:
- the LOC123445053 gene encoding uncharacterized protein LOC123445053 — MAAISSTSYFSSQPQLPASDGASPATTRRSSSSNGRQPRRRRAGRCVMLEADAASGGGGVGGGAVAGRARSLTEEDLEELKGCLDLGFGFSYHEIPGLRGTLPGLELCYSMTRRFLDEQRTLVGQLEPAAAAAAPIPDWKISGPGDDPDEVKARLKYWAQTVACTVKLCT, encoded by the exons ATGGCGGccatctcctccacctcctacttctcctcgcaGCCGCAGCTGCCGGCGTCTGACGGCGCCAGCCCTGCCACCACcagaagaagcagcagcagcaacggcCGGCAGCCCCGGAGGCGGCGGGCCGGCAGGTGCGTCATGCTCGAGGCGGACGCTGcctctggtggtggtggtgttggtggcggCGCGGTGGCGGGGAGGGCGAGGAGCCTGACGGAGGAGGACCTGGAGGAGCTCAAGGGCTGCCTCGACCTCGGCTTCGGCTTCTCCTACCATGAGATACCGGGCCTCCGCGGGACGCTCCCTGGTCTGGAGCTCTGCTACTCCATGACGCGGAGGTTCCTCGACGAGCAGAGGACTCTGGTCGGGCAGCTggagcccgccgccgccgccgcggcgccCATCCCGGACTGGAAGATCTCTGGCCCTG GTGATGATCCTGACGAAGTGAAAGCTCGGCTCAAGTATTGGGCACAGACAGTGGCATGCACGGTCAAGCTCTGCACCTAG
- the LOC123445054 gene encoding uncharacterized protein LOC123445054 yields the protein MQAPRAPVVVQNENLPIFRGVDGKKAGAAGGPAARAGRRGRRALGDLGRAGKAPPAGAAGKAAAAVSVQGPKGVAKPSCLSDVDWMKCCEWAKGGIETAGFTGNDMQSLMADKHEERIRKKVEKAMGNLQVSMDSIYDIDAPSKISMDDPDDETRLELDPEFLPSTAHLSSRLGEHDGNYILSDLEFECEPFSGCNFELKLKDDYGNDSSSRSTMLLH from the exons ATGCAGGCTCCGCGGGCTCCCGTCGTCGTGCAAAACGAGAACTTGCCCATCTTCCGAG GCGTTGATGGAAAGAAGGCCGGGGCCGCGGGCGGGCCTGCGGCGAGGGCGGGGCGGCGAGGGCGGAGGGCCCTGGGAGACCTCGGTAGAGCCGGCAAGGCTCCGCCGGCCGGCGCCGCGGGGAAGGCTGCGGCAGCAGTGAGCGTGCAGGGGCCGAAGGGCGTGGCGAAACCGAGCTGCCTGAGCGATGTGGACTGGATGAAATGCTGCGAATGGGCTAAGGGTGGCATTGAAACTGCGGGTTTCACCGGGAATGATATGCAGAGTCTGATGGCCGACAAGCACGAAGAGC GCATACGAAAGAAGGTGGAGAAGGCAATGGGCAATTTGCAAGTCTCCATGGACAGTATTTATGACATCGATGCACCATCGAAG ATATCCATGGACGATCCAGATGATGAAACAAGATTGGAGCTTGATCCTGAGTTTCTTCCTTCAACGGCGCACTTGAGCTCAAGACTAG GTGAGCATGATGGCAACTATATTCTATCTGATTTGGAATTTGAGTGTGAACCTTTTTCTGGTTGCAATTTCGAACTGAAGCTCAAGGATGACTACGGAAATGATAGTTCTTCTAGATCAACAATGTTACTCCATTGA